The DNA region GGTCGTGGAGAACAGGAAGCTGTCCTGCGTCACGTACCCGATGTCGCGCCTCAGCACTGCCAGGGGAACCGCGTTTATGTCGACTCCGTCCACGAGAAGCTCGCCAGGCCCGGGGTTGTACAAGCGCAAGAGTAGGTTGACCAAGGTTGTCTTGCCGCTCCCCGTCCGCCCCAAGATGCCGACGGTCCGCCCGGCAGGGATCTTGAGATCGATGTTCCTCAGCGCAGGCTCGCGCTCTCCCGGGTAGGTGAAGACGAGGTTGCGGAACTCGACGTCTCCCGTAATCGCCTGCACCGGCAGCACATCTCTTCCGTCCAGCACCTCTGGCTTGGTGGAGAATATCACGTTCAGCCGATCCATTGACGCCAGTCCTCTCTGCAGCGTGTTGACCACCCACCCTATCGCCATCATGGGCCAGATGGCCATGCTCAGGTACCCGCCGAACGCGACAAAGTCGCCGAGGCTGATGTCTCCGAGAATGACCAGCCTCCCACCGTACCCCAGAACGACCACGAAGCTCAGTCCCGCCACGAATTGAACGAGCGGCCAGAACAGACCCCAAATCCTGACTAGGCGCATGTTGGAGTCCACCACTCGTCGAGCTGCCTCTTCGAACCTGTCGATCTCCGCCTGTTCTTGGACAAAGGCCTTTACCACGCGGATGCCGGCTAGATTCTCCTGGACACGGTCGGTCAAGGCGGCGAACTTCTCCTGGACGTCTCTGAACCTCGAGTGAATGAGACGGGAGAAGTACGTGACGATGAGGGCGACGAACGGAAGCGGAGCAAGTCCGAGCGCGACCAATCGTAGGTCGACCGTGCGCACGAGGATGGCCACTGTGGACACTGTGAGGAACAGTGCGTCGACGGATAGGACTATCCCTTGCGCGAACGCGTGACGGACAGCGTGAATGTCGTTCGTAGCGTGGGCCATGAGATCGCCTGTCTTGTGATCGTTGAAGAAGCTCGCGGAGAGCGTTTCGAGATGCGCGAAGAACCTGTTCCTGAGAGTGTAGTCGATGAGCCTGGCTGTTCCCATTATGTACATCCGCCAGAAATACCTGCCCACGGCGACCAGAAGGGCTATACCCACGAGCAGACCCACGTAGCGGATGAGCGCAGCGTTGTCTAGCCTGCCCGCGCGAAAG from Bacillota bacterium includes:
- a CDS encoding ABC transporter ATP-binding protein/permease, yielding MRGRLGLLTEFLFRYRSRYVLGAFFLVVVDALQLVVPRLLGRVTDDFRAGRLDNAALIRYVGLLVGIALLVAVGRYFWRMYIMGTARLIDYTLRNRFFAHLETLSASFFNDHKTGDLMAHATNDIHAVRHAFAQGIVLSVDALFLTVSTVAILVRTVDLRLVALGLAPLPFVALIVTYFSRLIHSRFRDVQEKFAALTDRVQENLAGIRVVKAFVQEQAEIDRFEEAARRVVDSNMRLVRIWGLFWPLVQFVAGLSFVVVLGYGGRLVILGDISLGDFVAFGGYLSMAIWPMMAIGWVVNTLQRGLASMDRLNVIFSTKPEVLDGRDVLPVQAITGDVEFRNLVFTYPGEREPALRNIDLKIPAGRTVGILGRTGSGKTTLVNLLLRLYNPGPGELLVDGVDINAVPLAVLRRDIGYVTQDSFLFSTTIRGNIGFAGDDLSDEAIEEAAEVAGVAGEVREFPQGFDTVVGERGVTLSGGQKQRVAIARAIIKDPRILILDDCFSAVDAETEDRILRALRGIMRQRTTILISHRISTLKEADEIVVLDKGRIVERGSHEALVAAGGMYARIYERQLLEEELVSAEET